ctcgctttccttctctccatctctgtcctcACTCGCTCTCCCTTTTAGACATCTCTGCCTTATCACTGTCACTcgttctctttccatctctctctctcccccctctctcccttcctccttctctctgcctcttttgGTTATTTGTTTTGCTCTATCACTCTCAGACACTTTTCACCCCACTTTGTACCTCTCTGCCTTTCCAAccatgctccctctctctcactgtccgtCTCTGTAATAGTCACTGcagcccccctccctctctctctctctgtccctccatctctcacctctccctctctccgacGGGCGCGGCGCTGACGGAAGCTGGACGGCGATGCTAATGAGTTGCTAATTCCATCAGCGGTCTCCTCCTGTGGGCCTGACCTGGCTGCCTGGTCTGGCTGCCAGGCTTTGATGATGGAGTGCCTCCAATGATGTACTCCCGCCTGCTCACCCACTTTAGCCTTTCCCCTCAGACATGTCCCATTGATCATAGTCTTCCGCCGGCACTCCTTGCCAAATCATTTATGAACCAGCCTCGTTCCATTCCTACTCTCCATTTTTCATTACATGGAATTTTATTTGATGTGAGGTGGACAGGTTTTTTTTAGGAGCTCGGATGGCTGTGAGAGCATTCCATTCTGAACTTCAATTTGGCCTTAAGTACTGTTTAATGTTTGGGAAGCGAAATAGTTGGTTTGTTTATTTGTGTGTCGCCTTTCTAGGTCCGAAGACTGTTCGCGAGAAAGTCAAATCATAGTTTACTTTGTTCCCATAGAACATTGTTAGGGAGATATATGTAACCACTCTCCCAGAAATGCACAAGAATGCATGTTTTGCGGCCAAGTTAAAATAAATAGATAAAGAAGTTGGAACAGAAATGTCAATGGTTTTCTATCTTGCTATCTCTATCTCTTTACATTTTGATGATCCTCTTTCCGTTcttaccacacacacgcacacgcacacacacacacctccagccAGAGGAGAGGCCAAATGGTAGAGGCTTAAGCAGTTGAGTAGAAAAGAGCGCCCCTATTTACCGGACGACTGGGCTCTTTCTCCAGTGTTCTGAGAGTTGCTAGCTTTGGAACCCCTAAAAAAGAAAAGAACAGAACTTTTGTTTTTTGACTCATTTTAACTCGCTCCGTCTGCCTTCCTCCTCGACTGAAGTGCAAGGCAGATGCAGGCTTTTGTTTAGCCAAGGAGGGGAGGGATGCCGAAtaagaggagtgagaggaggagaagggggggagaAAGGAGGGGCAACGGTTTCATTGTAGCTTAATAAATTCCTTGCAAAGACGATCGGGGCGCCTTCTCAACCTCTCGGCTGTCTGTCTCAAATGGGGTCCTTCCAGGCTTGACACCCCGGCAAATAAGGGGGGGATTAGGGAGGAAAAGCCCCGGGCTGTATAcatctcttttctccctccctttctcgcTCTACCCTACAtctttctctcattccctctctctctcgctccttctctccctcttttcctctttGGAAACGAGAGGCCCCTGTCTGGTGTGGAGCCCATTTGAATGATCTCATCCAGGTACACTGACAGTCTGAGATTTATAGAGACCTTTCAGCCCAAACCAATGGCTTTGTTACAGCCAGCTCTGCCAATGGAGCCTTCCAGGAATCTGCCTATGTAAAGAACACATTGTTGCCATCGTAGCCCACATATAGCTACAGTACCTCGGTACATGTCCAATGTTTTATGTTCAAATGGCATATAGTGTTGCACTTGCCTAGTGGGGAAATAAATACTATATTGTGTTCAACACTGTGTACAGCTAGTTATTTGTCTTTAGTTCCTCTTTAGGTCAGTGTTCTTTTACCGTTGAATTGGGGAGTTGGCTAAGGTCACGTGCGGCTGACGGCTCTGCCCGTATATTTTGAACGGGGGATTATGGGGTGACTTCTGCCGCGCGCGCTCCCGAAGCACGACCTGAATGCCTCGCCACGACCTGAATGGAGGTGCTGAAGAGTGGCGCCATTGAAATTCAGGACTCGGTCGCTGCGGCCCCGGCCCCAAACATCTAAGATCTCTCTTTATAtggtcactctctttctctctcttactcactcgttctcttctcctccccccccctcccatctctcccaCTACCTCTTTTACAGGCTTTTAGTTAATGAAAACACTCCATTACTCATTATAAGGCCCTGAGGTGTTTTGAAATGTCACAAACATGATATTTAGCTCATATGAGCAAGCTTACGGATATAGTAGGGTTGAATTGACGACAGTAAGATGACTGGAAGTGTTTTGGACGATTGGACGTGTCCACAATCGCATGAGAATATCTACATGACTGAACTGTGAATATCTTCATCAGTAAGCAGAGGTCAAAAAAGTTGTTTGTTGCTTTGAATCCTTTTATGACAAGCTCTGGcacttatctctccctctctcttttctttctcttgtTTCTGTTTCACAGGACAGGCTGCGGGGGTCACGGTCACCCTAAAGGAAGGGTCTCCTTCCACTCCCCctctcacacctacacacacacactccctcaggcacacacacacacgcaggatgAGGGAAGCCTGGAGGTGCCTGCTGGGGCTTTGCCTCCTGGCATGCTCCGCCTCTCCCGCCTCCCCTAACGGTGCTGCCAATCCCTTCGCTGGGCAGCAGACACCCCCAGACCCATGCTATGATGACGCGGGCGCTGCCCGCCGCTGTATTCCCGAGTTCATCAACGCCGCCTTTGGCAAGGAGGTGGCCGTGTCCAGCGTGTGCGGCCGGCCGACGCCATCCCGCTCTTGTAGTGTGGTGGAGCGCGGTGATGAGCGGCCCTCAGTGCGCACCTGCCAGATCTGCGACGCGGCAGACCCGCGGCGTGCCCATCCGCCCTCCTACCTCACTGACCTCAACTCGGCCCACAACCTCACCTGCTGGCAATCGGAGAACCTGCACACCTCGCCGCACAACGTCACCCTCACCCTGTCGCTGGGCAAGAAGTTTGAGATTACCTACGTCAGCCTGCAGTTCTGCTCGCCCCGCCCTGAGTCACTGGCCATCTACAAGAGCATGGACTATGGCAAGAGCTGGACGCCTTACCAGTACTACTCGTCCCAGTGTCGGCGCATGTACAACCGGCCCAACAAGGCGGCCATCACCAAGCAGAACGAGCAGGAGGGCCTGTGCACCGATGGTCACACCGACCTCTACCCCCTATCCGGGGGGCTCATTGCCTTCAGCACTCTGGACGGGCGGCCCTCCGGGAAGGACTTTGACAACAGCCCTGTGCTCCAGGACTGGGTGACAGTCACTGACATCCGCGTAGTTTTCAGCCGGCCCCAGCTGCCACGTGAGCTAGGGGCAGGAGGAGTGGGGATAGGCGGGGGTGGCCGGATTGACGAAGACCCAATGGTACCGTCCACGTCTCTGCCGGCATACTTCTACGCGGTGGGGGACTTCCAGGTGGGCGGGAGGTGTAAGTGCAACGGGCACGCCTCACGCTGCCTCAAAGACAAGGAGGGCAAGCTGGTGTGCGACTGCAAGCACAACACGGAGGGGCCCGAGTGCGACCGCTGCAAGCCCTTCCACTACGACCGGCCATGGCAAAGGGCCAGCGCCCGCGAGGCCAACGAGTGTCTACGTGAGTCACAGCTCTAATCAGCATTTTCTATCAGTTTTGATTCTGTTCTTTTCAATTTTGCGaatttccttctttttttttactcTCTTTGCATTTGCATTGTTGAATGTGTAGATTCATTAATTCAATCACACCTCATAACTAGAAATGGATGATTTAATATGGCAATGTTAGAcaattcatgcacacacacacacacacacacacagattcttgAAATATTTGTGTCAGCATGGATTGGAATTCTTCAGTACTCATGCAGTTTTTGAACAGAGGAAGGTGCTTGATGATCTGTGTAGTGGATTTACCCTGTATTTGTGTCCTGCAACTTTGTTTTTTTGAACAGTACAAATCACTCATTATAGAAATATCTGGTCCGTGAGAATACTCATCAATTCAATGGCCACCATGTTGAAAGGACCATGACATTTTTTGAACAGGGTCTACTCCGTTACTTATCTTTCTATATTCAGgcaccctctctatctctccaactctctctctctctctctctctctctctctctctctctctctctctctcaccctctctccctctctccccgccCTACCCTTGAGTGAAGGAGGTATTCTCTTCCAGTGACAAGCTCCTGAATGCGTCTCAGAATTCCTA
This genomic stretch from Salvelinus namaycush isolate Seneca chromosome 4, SaNama_1.0, whole genome shotgun sequence harbors:
- the ntn2 gene encoding netrin 2 translates to MREAWRCLLGLCLLACSASPASPNGAANPFAGQQTPPDPCYDDAGAARRCIPEFINAAFGKEVAVSSVCGRPTPSRSCSVVERGDERPSVRTCQICDAADPRRAHPPSYLTDLNSAHNLTCWQSENLHTSPHNVTLTLSLGKKFEITYVSLQFCSPRPESLAIYKSMDYGKSWTPYQYYSSQCRRMYNRPNKAAITKQNEQEGLCTDGHTDLYPLSGGLIAFSTLDGRPSGKDFDNSPVLQDWVTVTDIRVVFSRPQLPRELGAGGVGIGGGGRIDEDPMVPSTSLPAYFYAVGDFQVGGRCKCNGHASRCLKDKEGKLVCDCKHNTEGPECDRCKPFHYDRPWQRASAREANECLPCNCNLHARRCRFNMELYKLSGRKSGGVCMNCRHNTAGRHCHYCKEGFYRDMARPITHRRACKACDCHPVGAAGKTCNQTTGQCPCKDGVTGITCNRCAKGYQQSRSPVAPCIKIPVVNPTAMVSSSTEEPADCESYCKPVKGNLKINMKKYCKKDYAVQVNVLDMETVGDWAKFSVNVVSVYKSRGEPLKRGDNVLWIHMKDLACKCPKIQMSKRFLVMGTSENGPGGPGAGGPGAGPGAAAGAERVGLLADKNSLVIQWRDVWTRRLRKFQRKEKKGKCSKA